Proteins co-encoded in one Halodesulfovibrio sp. MK-HDV genomic window:
- the mazG gene encoding nucleoside triphosphate pyrophosphohydrolase produces MNKSTTESLLALRNVIDELLGENGCPWDKEQTPQTLCDYLLEETYELVDAIRSGKNVDVREEMGDVMFLVLFISNMYEKEGFTLADSMQENASKMIRRHPHVFGEMDVQNVEEIWANWEKIKRAEKKGSDEDKPKGTFDSLPKGLPSLLKAYRLNSKAARVGFTWNEYTDVEKQYESEWKEFAAAIESGDTEAIEAEFGDVLFTLVELGRRKGIKANTALDRTNLKFLDRFEKMEALAHERDLVFSDLSFEEKDALWDDVKKQND; encoded by the coding sequence ATGAATAAAAGTACTACTGAATCCCTGCTTGCCCTGCGGAACGTTATTGACGAGCTCCTCGGTGAAAACGGATGCCCTTGGGACAAAGAACAGACTCCACAAACTTTATGCGACTACCTGCTGGAAGAAACCTACGAACTGGTAGATGCCATTCGCAGCGGTAAGAATGTAGATGTACGCGAAGAAATGGGCGATGTCATGTTCCTCGTACTCTTCATCAGCAATATGTACGAAAAAGAAGGCTTCACCCTTGCAGATTCCATGCAGGAAAACGCATCCAAAATGATTCGCCGTCACCCGCACGTGTTCGGTGAAATGGACGTACAGAACGTTGAAGAGATTTGGGCTAACTGGGAAAAGATTAAACGTGCAGAAAAGAAAGGAAGCGACGAAGACAAGCCAAAGGGCACCTTTGACAGCCTTCCTAAAGGACTTCCTTCCCTGCTCAAAGCCTACCGTTTGAACTCCAAAGCTGCTCGCGTCGGGTTTACTTGGAATGAGTACACCGACGTAGAAAAACAGTATGAGTCCGAATGGAAAGAATTTGCTGCGGCTATTGAGTCCGGCGACACCGAAGCTATTGAAGCAGAATTCGGCGATGTGCTCTTTACGCTGGTAGAGCTTGGCAGACGTAAAGGCATTAAAGCAAACACCGCTCTTGATAGAACCAACTTAAAATTCCTTGATCGATTCGAAAAAATGGAAGCTCTCGCCCATGAACGCGACTTAGTTTTTTCAGACCTCTCTTTTGAAGAAAAAGATGCGCTCTGGGATGATGTAAAAAAGCAGAACGATTAA